From the Plutella xylostella chromosome 5, ilPluXylo3.1, whole genome shotgun sequence genome, the window ggactgctacaggctgatgatgataatattggtgtaagtaaataataatcgGACGAACGTTATGTTACCCGCAAGATCATTATGATTTTATGAAGAATCGTAGGGTACTTACATAGTACATACGTATGTATAAGGCATGTTATAAGATTAAAGTAAGTTTGTAGGCGattaaaaaaccaaaaatatatttttatattgtttaatGTTAGTGTActttcttaataaaaatacaaaaaggtcttattagaaaaaaatatacttatacctaactaGATTGTATGACATTATTTACGTTTGGTTTTAGAGAGAGCCTCCTTTAGTAGCTATACTTTTGACTGTTTAAAGCTGTAAAATCTGTAATGACtgctttaagaaatataactgaaacaaaacataattagTGAAGGCTTATGTAACAAAATGTTACGAGAAATAGTTATGACAACTTTATAAGGTAGGTATTGCAGGTCAGCCgtgcaaaaataaatagctcGTTTACGTTCTTTCTTGCACACGCCTTACATCAAACTTATCTAATCAATAATCATTTTCATCAAATGCAAATAATATGGTCATTTATCACCTGAGAGAATAAGCGAGCAACACTACCACTAATAAACAGCAAACATTAGTGAACCTATTTATTCTAACTTTCCgtaagtaattaaaagttttaattatcGATGACAGTCTCCTGAATCTTCcagtttaaataatgaaaaaaaaacacgcactcacgccttgtactaatgtactcccttgcagggtaggcagaggtgcattgctgcacccacttttctccagagtgttatgttagtcccaatgtaataggggcgggcctattgccattttacgggcacatccaagacccgagaacaaatatctgtgtttaaacaaatatctgccccagccgggaatcgaacccgggaccatcggctcagtagggTCACTAaacactacgccattcggtcgtctaaataattaatttctaTAATTCgtgaataaaaagtagcatccgatatattaatataacattttaggttaatttatatgaaaacaGATTTAGGATAAACAACTGCaactttactatttattacttacaggAAAGTTAATTTACACTCAATAGGAATTAAGAAATAGTATTAGCGAGTTACTATTTCTTAGGGAGATCAAATCTGTATAGGGGTTTGTTATATCTGTATCCGGAGTCGGGATTGGGGTCAGGCCTTGGGTTCGGGAAGGGTGCAGGGTTGGGGAAGggtgcgggcgcgggggcgggggcgggggccggCTGCGAGATGGGCACCTGCGGCGGCGTGATGATGACGGCGTCGTCCGTGAAGCCGACGTCGCGGCTGGGCGGCAGGTCCACGGCGCCCGGCACGAACTGCGGGTGGAACTGCACCGGCGGCAGCTGCTGGTAGAACTGGTCCTGGAACACCGGCGGCTGCGGCGGCCCGTACACCGACGCCGGCACCCCGTACGTCACGTGAGGCACCTCCATCTTACCGAACATGCTGCCCAGGATGGGGAACTTGTTCGTGAGCGTGGTCCACCAGCCCGAGCCGCCCACCTGCGAGCTGCCCTGGTTCCCCCAGAAGAACCGCTGAGAGGGCTCCGGGTAGAAGTGCTGGTACACCTCTACCGCGAAGGGGTCATCCCGCAGGCCGTTGTACTGCCCGTCCCTGCGCACGTTGTACGCAAAGCCGCAGCCtacaaacaaaagaaaacgTAGGTAATTAATTCAATCCATCATCCGATTAGATAACACTGATGGCACTAGCCCCCACACTTACCCGCCACACAGCACAACACAAACGCGATCGAAGCTTTCATTTTCCCGGATCGGACACGACTGTGACTTACAGTTGGTcgttttttcttttatactTCATCTATTTGTTCTGAAAAGATGGCCTTGGAGTAAAATTGTCGTCCGCCGATATTGATATGATAGTGTGAGTTATTCTGGTGGGGCATCCTCGGAGCGGGGCGGGTCACCCAGCCGAGGACAATGGGCGCGACAACTAGGTGACTCGTGCCGCACTCTTATACAGGCCGTGTCCAATTTACACGTAACGCACAAGAGATACGCGGACATGCGGTAATAAGCCATGTATGCCTCATTTCGCTGGACAAGACCTGAATCCTAATGAAAGAGGCTGCTTCTTTGTCACTCTCTATACTCTCTAATTTACTAGCAACACAGTAACATACCCATCTTGGACTTGGTGCTGTCTAAAGTGGTAGGTAAACCAGTCAACTACAACTTGATAAAAGATACATATActactttaattttacttactttaattaagtacGTGTTACATTAAACGTGTAAGGACTGCGTAGGTACACAAAGCATTGGAATAAGCCCTAAGATGAAGAGGTGCTGATTCGGTTTACGTTTAGCCACGAAGGTAGGTCTATAAACTCTTCGGTAACTACAAACGTAAAGGTAATCTGCAAAGCAGACATTACAGAATTTAGTGGATTATTTCCTAACgctaatatatttatattgattataaatgaaattttccgatctagtaattaaaaaaatccaaTCATAAATATCACACCCTCTATCAAAGAGATTAAGtgaaaaattaacaaaactcGTGCGTTGTTTGCCCAACATAATCGGCATTATTCATAAGATAACAAGTATTTGTCTTCGGCCGTCGTCTTTGTCACGGTATTGTGGTAGGCAGTAGCGCTTTGCGAAACTCTTGCGCAATGTGAGCTTTGCACGATATCTCCGGGATATAGGCCTGCTATGAGCTAGATAACTGTGTTGACTGACCATTTGTCACACTTAGATAAGGAATAGTTGGAATGGACACTCGATTTTGCTATGTTTTCCTAAGATAACAGCAATAGTATTAATGTAACCTAACGTTCAGTTAAtgctcattttaaaatatctttcatttttaattaacaatcTGATAAACTAACTTTACAAGTAAAGTTTACAAACCCTAACTTCCAGGCATATTTTTGGTACAGCGTATTTACCTAGGTAGATATAACAGATTATAAGTGCACATGTTTATTGCTAAGTTGTCGTCTTCTGTATAAGGAAGATAAACACCTATACTTAAgcacttaataaatttaaatatagccctttaaaataacaatatcgACAGCATGTCAAACTGTCAGGCACCTAATTATATCATCAAATTACGGGGTGCACGATACGAGCATGCCAGTGATTGAAGTAGATGTAATGTACATGGAACTAATCTATCGGTAACCAGTTACCCACCATGTGTAAACGAGTAGACGAGTTGGTCAGTTGGAGTGGATCTTCATGCTTCTTCTTCTATACACATTCACTCATCATCACAAGCTgtaaaataagttgccatggcTCAAGCACATTCAAAACCAATACACGGGTTTCATAACTCCAAgacaatataaaaaacaatactCTACTACTtactaaaactaaattattttcttaggGGTCGGAAAATCCTTTGTGAGcgggtacctacctaggtaacCTCATACAAAGAACAACTCATGCAAGTTTCAGGAGAATACGTTAGGTTTAGGCTATGCGTTTATTCGTCAGATGAACACgtttatatacatatagataATATCATTGACACACCCTGTAGACTATTCGTACTAAAggcttataattatgtaagaatACTAAAAGGTCAGTATAAGTTTAATAAGTAAATCAACCTATAGATCTTGTatccaaaattaaacaaagagTGCCAAAGTTCAGCAAGATTTCGTCCAATCTGGCAGTTTCCACGACACAATAATAAGAGGCTTATCTTTTTATCGAACAGCTTTTAAGTTAAAGTCCGACGTTGATTATTCGAGGGAAAGTGGCAAGCAATTGATCACGGCCCTTGTCTCCTGCGCGGACGCAGCGTGTCGCAGAGTAATAAATAACAGAGCCTTACATAGCCAGAAATGGCCAGAATTGGTCAGAAGATACGTAAAGGTCCTTCTGCAGGCACTTTTTATTCCATTAATTCGGCGCCAATATTTATTGgcatgttattgtttatttgtgaCTTAATCAAAAAGAGATTTATATCGAGTCCTTAATGAATATTAAGGTGTCGTAGTAAATTTATGGGGGAAGTTTGTATGTTTTTGTCTATAattaagtctttttttaaGTTCACAAATTAGGTAACTGAAACTAGTAACTTTTAATTACTAGtaggattttttttattactagcTTTATATTTTGAACGGTGTAATATaactaacataattaaattatgaggTTTTTTGATTATCTTTAGGTTGACACATTTATATCGGTAGTCAGGTAAGTACCTTACCTTTAACTACACTGTGCAATAGCATTTACAAATCTACAGATGACAAGACATATTTGGgtgtttaataaataactctAAAGGCttagttaagtaaatattaactTCATGCCTTTGTATATTCATACATAATCTGTGGTTGTGGCCATCGCATTGTGCGTTCGCTTTTTATGTAAAGTAGGCATTTATGGATGGCGGGTCACAAGGACCACACAAATCACATGTCAATTAACATGCTACCTACTGCATAGCTCAAAGTATTTAAAGGAAGATTTAATTTCGTTGAACtgttgtaatttttataaatcaccttatttattttaataccttGTGTGGGTGTTGGTAAGTCGCGCAATCAATACCCCTTTGGGCCTTTTTGAAATATGATACGATTTATAACTACAAGCAACTATGTTGTTTGTACGTTTAGTCTATGGTGGTCTATATAAGTACGTAGTTATACAGTGCTAGACTGCTAGCTTGTATAAGCTGCTTTGTTTAACGTAACGATCACATTGTAGGATAtactattattgttttttagcCTTGTGTAGTTCTGCTGTTATATTTTACCTACAGGCCCACCCACAGTTCACAGTGAGCCCTGAATACCagcaagtaggtatataaatagagtTAACAATAACTTGTCAGCAATTAATAAGTCATCTGTAAAATGCCTTTGTCCCGCGGATGGTTAAACGCCTTCTAGATATGCACTTACGCAGTCGTTCAGTAATATTCATGAACATCAAACTGACAAAAAATGGCGAGGTCATCCAGCCATCAACTCCTCGGCCTTCCTGTGGCCGGGCGCTCCCTCCGGCGCACATCGCTTGTCTCCTTCGTTATAATTCGATTATATTTAACGGGTACAGATTATACAGGGGGAATTAAACGAATGCTTCATCAACTACCTTAAATTGTGTTAAAgctaataagtatttaatataattgtaataaaatccCTTCAACGACTGGAGACCAAAGTTTCATTCCCGACTATGTATTTTCAACGAAAATTTTTCGTATTTGTAGTTTTTAAGTCATGATAACTCTTCAGCGGCATGCGACAGTAGGTCCTTGCGGACTCAATTCCAGGGTCGAGATGATTAGATAGGTAGCTATGTACGAAAGTGTTAGACagatatgaaatattattaatgctAAAGTAGAGTAAgacgtaagtacttaaataatctAAGCTCTCTAAGAAGTATCTGTGGACTGAAACCTGAAACTGAATGATAGGATAAGGGATAGGTCTTGTGATGAGTGTTGTTGCGTGCTACtgaccaacagatggcgttaCTGGTAGCTTAAATGGCTATTAGCTTCACATTTCATTAGCGGCGGTATGCCAAATAAAATGATGAGGGTACTTCTGGTCTACCAGTGCAAAGGTACGACTAGTCATTTTGTGAGAAATTGTAACATTATCGACATCTTTGGTGTAAGATTGATGAGATTTAAGTTTAATCAACTCTGCGTATTGTGGTTGAATTGGAGTTTTTGTGCATCTTCCGGAATAATAGGGGTAAGTTCTTAAGCATCCTTGTAGTAGACTTAGCTCAATACAAATGTTTATCATCCAATGTATTACCGTAACTTGGTGCTTAGTCcttgtttaattatttacagcCTAAGGAAACGCCCTTATTATACACGGAGATATTATTTACGGATCTATTAAGGAAGACTTGGCCGTACATACTGTTGGACATTTTCACACGGTCacttagggtgcttttccaccagagatgtgctatgctacgatgctatggatgcgtttgatatccaccaatcataattattggtgcacatagcttagcactggtggaaacggattcaactaagatatgttttttgtatggaatgatgcgtgctatggatgtgtgctatggatgcgtgctatggatatgtgctatggaccatcgcgagtggtgtagctatgtATGTGCAGAGCAGACCTACAGTATGCCCGCGTTTTTCACTGAAAGTAGACATGCCATCGTGGAAGCAAAAAgtgcggcggcgcatcttcgtagcgcatcttcctcgcacagctacctagcgtagtcTTGGTGGAAACgatcacatattttcgtagcgtagatatcacatcttcgcagcatagctgcatagcacatctctggtggaaaagcacccagCACAACAGCCTAGTCGGTGGAAGCTCGGACTGTGGGCCTTCGATCGGGAGTTCGAGTCCCGCGGAAGTtaattctttttgttttttatttttgccttacaagcattattttatttgctcaTCATTTTAAATGGTGTATTGAACGGTAATTAATAGGTTTTAGGAATTAAGTTAGATTAAGGTTAGTTTTAATAAGATATAGGTTTACTCCGGGTAAATGTCGGTTTCGTTAGGATAAGGCTTTAGCAATATATACCATTGGAGTGACTGCTATATTCACTTGTATCATTTAAGAACCCCAATCATTACAATGGCGCCCAACGGgttaatgtttgttttttaggTAGCAGTCCCTTCAATTGGTTGTTACAATATAAGGtggtattttattgtttattattttgtatgctTACTCTATTCATTTGAATTAAGGTtgtaaagtttatttacaataattcaCTTTATTTGCTATCGCTTTCGACTAGAGTCAAAttgcaaaatatatttttttgtgtaataaTCCGCcaattttgaaagaaataatttttgaattaATATAAAGTTCGTTCGGCCATGGATCCCAACCAACTATTAAAAGATGAGTTAGAGTTTGAGCTAGCCTGTAGGGGCATTTACGATGTAAAAACTTGCGCACCGatgagaaaaatattaaaagaaataatttaccAAGAGTCTTGTGGAACATCTTCCATAAAATTGAAAGTGCCTACTAATTGTGTAGAGAGGCCATTGGAGGAAATCGAAATCTGTGAAAGTAAACACCGGGCGTTAAAAGCCGCCGTTAATTAAATTCGCGATAGTCCGGATGCATATAATTTGAAACGCATCCGAACTCGGATTGAACACTTGAGCAATCGGGTAGGGTTCATCGTTCCTTCTGAAGAAATTTTAATAGACCGTCATGCCATAGTACGCAGCAACATTCGGGAACTTATGCAATCTCTAGCAGACTTACAAAGTTCTGATGACATTGAAGGCCAGGAGGAAATATCTGATGAAATAAAAGAAATCCTACATAAGTCACTTGGAGAGGGAGCTCTAagcattatacataatattgatCAGAAACCGTCTCCATCTTGTAATAATAGCCAAACAAATAGTAATCAAAAAAAGATAGAAAGACAAGGAAATTTTATGCGTACTTCTACGGTTGAAAAAGAAACCACAAAACGTAAACTAGTACCAATAAAGGACTGGGGTGTCAAATTTAATGGGGGCAGCAATCCAAGCATTAACGCCTTTCTCGAAAGAATCGAGGAACTAAAGGATGCTCGtaatgctgatgatgatgatttgtaCAGATATGCAATTGATTTTTTTGAGTATGAAGCCCTAATTTGGTATCGTGCCAATCGAGATATTGTGTCAAGTTGGGATGAGTTAGTAGATCTTTTGTTAGTAACATTCCAAAAACCATTTTATCAGGAGGagttacttgatgaaataaaaaatcgaACTCAAGCTAAGACTGAAAGTGTCCTCATATACGTGGCAATAATGCAAAACATGTTCAACAGATTACCGACCAAGCTCCAGGAATATCAAAAACTtgcaattttacaaaaaaatgttCAACCGTATTTTCAGCAAGCCATCTGCAGGGAACATTTTAAGTCTGTTTCTGACCTGGTTCAGGTACTCCGTGTGCTTGAAAACACCAAGCTAAATTGTGATAGGTTTAAAGAACCCATATTGAGTCATGGCTCCCTTGAGCCAGATCTAGCTTTTAAAGGGCAGGTAGGTAATGTAGAACATAGTGGACATAATAGTCATGACATTAACGTCATGGGGCATAACACTATTCAGCAGTCCAGCATATTAGCAAAACCCAACACTATGAAATGTTGGAATTGTAGATCTTCAGGTCACATCTTTAGAGAGTGTAATCAGCCGCAACAAAGGCTATTTTGCTTTCGATGCGGTAAATTCAGGGTGACATCAAAAAAATTGCCCGTGCTTGAATGTTTCACAAGCGGGAAACGAAAGAGCGGAAGACAAGCCTGCCAGTCGTCTTCCGTAAGAAAGATAAACGATTATGAATGGCAGAGCTGGCTTAAAACCATATCTGATTTTTTCAATAAGAAAGAACTCTGCAGTTTCCATGTCAGTAAAAGCGATCAACGTTATTACGGTAAAATAACAATCTTAGGGCAAAATTTTGTAGGTTTACTGGATTCTGGTGCCACAGCCTCtgttatttcaaaaaacttttacgaaaaactaaaatatttcgGTTTTGACACTCACATTGTCGCAAATGAGAAAATTTCAACCGCTGATGGTACCTACCATGAAATTAACTCAATCGTTTACTTGCCCGTCCAATTTAATAACTCATATAAAgtaattacattttacataatGAGCCAATTAAATCATGACATCATCCTCGGAATGAACTTCTTCGGTGCTTTCGACCTGTGCATTGACACAAAACGAAACATAACCTCTAATGCGATTTTGAATTCAGACGTAGAAATCTCAGAAATCGACATCCGAACTTCTATTGTCCCTCGTGAGTCGTTGTTACCTAATCAACAAGTAGTTCTTGAGTCATTGATTCAAGAAATGAAAACTGAAATAGGCACAGGTCTAGGCAGGACTCATTTACTGGAGCATAGAATAGACACTGGAGACCACTTACCAGTAAATCAACGCCAATACCCATTTTCCCCACCAATTATGAAGGAATTGGAACAAGAAATACAGGACATGATTGAAATGGATGTTGTAGAACCTTCACACAGCTCTTGGCGATCTCCAGTACTCTTGGTAAAGAAATCAACAGGGAAAAATCGATTATGCTTAGACAGTAgacaattaaataaagtaacaaaGAAAGATTCTTACCCTTTGCCAAGAGTTTCAGTTATCTTAGATATGCGCAATATCTGTCAACAATCGATTTAAAATCAGCATTTTGGCAAGTTCCGTTAGAGGAGGAGAGCAAGCAGAAAACGGCATTTGGCTTGGCAGGAAAAGGACTTTATCAGTTTAAGGTCATGCCCTTCGGTCTTTGCAATGCATCACAAACCCAGCAACGTCTGATGGACAGACTGTTCCCGCCACAATTCGAGGGCAAGGTATTTTCGTATCTGGATGATATCGTCCTGGTGGATAGCAATTTTGAGAGCCACATAGCTTCATTGAAGTGGGTGCTGGAGCAATTAAAAATGGCGGGACTAACAGTCAACATGGAGAAATGTCAATTTGCTCGGTCATCGTTGAAATACTTAGGGTACATCGTGGATAAAGATGGATTAAGGACAGATCCGGATAAAGTAGGCGCCATACTAAACTACCCAAAGCCATCGACATTTACAGAACTAAAAAGATTCATTGGGCTCGCAAGCTGGTATCGGCGTTTTGTTCCGAACTTTGCCATGGTAGCCGCACCACTTCATGACATGACAAAAGGAGGTAAAAAAGGGAAGACCGTAACTTGGACGAATGAAGCTGAGAAAGCATTCATGGACTTAAAAACGGCATTAACGTCAACGCCGGTACTTAAAGTTCCCGACTACAGTAAAGAATTCTCGATACAGATACATCAAATTATGGGGTCGGAGCGGTACTCATTCAAGCTTTTGACGGGACAGAGATGCCTATAGCCTACACCAGTCGCAAGTTGACTGACAGGGAGTGCAAATACTCTGCCTCGGAAAGAGAGCTCCTGAGTGTCCTCCATGCCATTGAGCAGTTTCGGCCATACGTAGAGGGCAGTCACTTTAAAGTTATCACGGACCATAGTGCTCTTCAGTGGTTGCACAAAAATAAAGATCCCCATGGACGATTGGCCAGATGGGCTATGTGTCTCCAACAATTCGATTATGAAGTCATACATCGAAAGGGAAAGGATAACATTGTTCCGGACGCACTTTCTAGGGCATTGCCTGAAGAAATAAGCGTCATCGAGATCACACCTTCTGATAAAGACGATTGGTATAAATCAATCGAAAAGGGCATCAGCGAAGGCAGCGCTTCATCTGATTGGGAAATAAATCAACAGCAGTTGTGGAAATATCTGCCATTGAAGCAATTCCCGGACGAAAATACAGCTGGAAACTTGTTATTCCAGAGAAGCTCCGCAACCAAGTTTTAAAGGAATGTCATGACGATCCAACTTCCGGACATCTCGGAATGAAGAAATCGATAAACAGGACTCGACAACATTACTACTGGCCATCATTAATACAGGACGTAAAAGATTATGTCAGGAAATGTCAAGTGTGTGCCAAACATAAGGTCTCTCAGCTTCCGCCATCGGGAAAGTTAGGATTACATAGAGAGGTAACGGAACCATTCCAAATGTTATCAGTTGATTTGATGGGTCCTTTTCCTCGGTCAAAGCATGGTAACACTATGCTTCTGGTGTTTTCTTGCTGGTTTAGTAAGTTTTCCTTGTTATTTCCACTTAGGAATGGTAAAACATCGTTAATAACAAAAATCTTGGAAGAACAAATATTCTTAATATACGGCACACCTAAGGTTATTATTTGTGATAACGGGAAACAGTTTACTTCAAATGAATTTAAAGATTTGGCAAATACATATGGAGTAGAACTTTGGTTCACACCATATTACCATCCTCAAGCAAATCCAACGGAAAGAGTAAACAGAGTAATAGGTACAGCTATCGCTTCGTATATCAATGACAATCACAAGGAATGGGACCATCACATTCCACACATCGGGCACGCATTAAGAACAGCGGTACATGAGGTAACTGGTAAGACACCAGCTTACCTAGTATTTGGGCGAGAAACATCCGTCCATGGCACGAAATCTAGCCATTTTGACTCCAGTAATCCAATTGATTTTAACAGAGATTCCATTGAagacaaaattaaactaaGAAAGGAGATATTTGATGATGTGAATACTAGGTTAAAGAAATCAtatgaaacaaataaacaatattatgataaaaggCGTAGGGTTTGTGAATATCGCGTAGGAGAAATCGTTTGGAAGCGTACCAAACATTTGTCAAAtgcaaataaaaactttatggCTAAACTGTCTCCTAAATTTGAAAAAGCAGTCATTACTGAAAAAATCTCAGCAGACGtgtacaagcttaaaaacttAAGAGGTAAAGATGTAGGAAAGTGGCATTCCTCGGACTTGAAGCGTCTAGGATGAATCCAGGTTGGATTCTTTTGAGGAGAGGGGATATGTGATGAGTGTTGTTGCGTGCTACtgaccaacagatggcgttaCTGGTAGCTTAAATGGCTATTAGCTTCACATTTCATTAGCGGCGGTATGCCAAATAAAATGATGAGGGTACTTCTGGTCTACCAGTGCAAAGGTACGACTAGTCATTTTGTGAGAAATTGTAACATTATCGACATCTTTGGTGTAAGATTGATGAGATTTAAGTTTAATCAACTCTGCGTATTGTGGTTGAATTGGAGTTTTTGTGCATCTTCCGGAATAATAGGGGTAAGTTCTTAAGCATCCTTGTAGTAGACTTAGCTCAATACAAATGTTTATCATCCAATGTATTACCGTAACTTGGTGCTTAGTCcttgtttaattatttacagcCTAAGGAAACGCCCTTATTATACACGGATATATTATTTACGGATCTATTA encodes:
- the LOC105389157 gene encoding cyclin-dependent kinase inhibitor 1C; the protein is MKASIAFVLCCVAGCGFAYNVRRDGQYNGLRDDPFAVEVYQHFYPEPSQRFFWGNQGSSQVGGSGWWTTLTNKFPILGSMFGKMEVPHVTYGVPASVYGPPQPPVFQDQFYQQLPPVQFHPQFVPGAVDLPPSRDVGFTDDAVIITPPQVPISQPAPAPAPAPAPFPNPAPFPNPRPDPNPDSGYRYNKPLYRFDLPKK